From Asticcacaulis sp. EMRT-3, one genomic window encodes:
- a CDS encoding LacI family DNA-binding transcriptional regulator — protein sequence MSEASEQGDFAEFESRRRRATINDVARLAKVSKKTVSRIINNSPNVREETRERVNEVIARVNFRPTPQARSLAFRRSFLISMIYDNPNAQYIVTMQASVLERLRGSGIELVVHPCDRKSPDFSKDLRDFIEVQRPAGVIILPPLSENAELLTLLEEYDVPFVRITAHPGSPGTALSHGHQVISLDRASCRAAAEHLIGLGHRRIGFITGPAGYASSVERDLGFNEGLAAHGLALAKDHRIEGAYTFDSGYEAAQTLLSLPQRPTAIFAANDEMATGVYRAAMELGLKIPGDLSLIGFDDSPIASWVSPPLTTVRMPITNMGRAAAECLIGEHDARLIHFESILVVRGSTSPPLCDPQTL from the coding sequence ATGTCAGAAGCATCCGAACAGGGAGATTTCGCCGAATTCGAATCGCGCCGCCGCCGTGCCACCATCAATGACGTGGCGCGACTGGCCAAGGTTTCCAAGAAGACCGTATCGCGGATTATCAACAATTCGCCCAATGTGCGCGAGGAAACGCGCGAACGGGTCAATGAAGTGATCGCGCGCGTCAATTTCCGGCCTACGCCTCAGGCGCGAAGCCTGGCCTTTCGCCGCTCCTTCCTCATTTCGATGATCTATGACAATCCCAACGCGCAATATATCGTCACCATGCAGGCCAGCGTGCTTGAACGCCTGCGTGGTTCGGGAATCGAGCTGGTGGTCCATCCCTGCGACCGCAAAAGCCCGGACTTCTCCAAAGACCTGCGTGACTTTATCGAAGTGCAGCGTCCGGCGGGCGTCATCATCCTGCCACCCCTGTCGGAGAATGCCGAACTGCTGACCCTGCTGGAAGAGTATGATGTGCCTTTTGTGCGCATCACCGCCCATCCCGGCTCCCCCGGCACAGCCTTGTCGCACGGCCATCAGGTCATATCTCTCGATCGCGCCAGTTGCCGCGCCGCCGCCGAACACCTGATCGGACTCGGCCACAGGCGCATCGGCTTCATTACCGGCCCCGCCGGCTACGCTTCTTCGGTGGAACGCGATCTCGGCTTTAACGAAGGGCTGGCCGCCCACGGCCTTGCTCTTGCCAAGGATCATCGTATCGAGGGCGCCTATACGTTCGATTCCGGTTATGAGGCTGCGCAAACCTTGTTGAGTCTGCCGCAGCGCCCCACCGCCATCTTCGCTGCTAATGACGAGATGGCCACCGGCGTCTATCGCGCCGCCATGGAACTGGGCCTGAAGATTCCCGGCGATCTCAGCCTGATCGGCTTTGACGACAGCCCGATCGCCTCGTGGGTGTCGCCGCCGCTCACCACGGTGCGTATGCCGATCACGAATATGGGCCGCGCCGCCGCCGAATGCCTGATCGGCGAGCACGATGCACGCCTGATTCACTTTGAGTCCATACTTGTTGTGCGCGGTTCGACCAGCCCACCTCTTTGCGACCCTCAGACATTGTAA
- a CDS encoding sugar-binding domain-containing protein: protein MRQIDRRRLLGLTAAAPLALSAVRASADTPMPASGHLGQAMPIPDEGWQMWLDPKATWQDDAIYLPDDVPPLDTLPVHPPTGGWAQLTTAASREVTLPATVEQFDWGQFGLRPYTADEYRYADDDPVPQNGAYVGISWWWRDIAIPASAHGQQVFLHIRGARLRAEVFLNENLVGYSIMSELPITCDLSAAMRPGEANRLAIRLTNPGGRYDWKDSNSLTWGHVKFYESHGFGGLDRGLALSLHPRAGRIGDAWVLNVPEPRTMTAHLELELAAPVSAGALKSQLSASLMDDQGQPVAADVTLEDVQIKGRLATARFRLSAPTAKVWDLDTPNLYRVQLVWCDGAARDSAEVRFGFRWYSPEGIGSNAMLRLNGHRIKAYSAISWGYWGYNGLWPTPELARREVTAAKTLGLNALSFHRNVGKREVLDRQDEMGLLRSMEPGAGRQAIGRDLKPGESLSVADRFSRDFMVAKCKAMVRAFRSHPSLVHYTLQNEVSANLSNPDVEAVLAAMHALDPSRTVILNDGFVGRGAAQAMFLPYDDHYYRSDVEKAGGWWVNHQGAGDQWYDKFYVDKDDFVHRETMPEAIVEFGEMEGCAVCDDHVRMVADILQHGGHAYDLADHQAIIAGAGGFLDQWGFREAFPTTESYFLAVGQKQYDSWQNYLENIRICDQVDMAAISGWESTAIENHSGIVDNLRYFHADPARMSVSLMPVRPVAKQRRMTYAQGEAAELDLWLLNDTGAAVTGRLHLSVIDQAGQTTPIGYYDVPAQTADVFSYLVAEKVMTPVLKGEGAHTILFELEGRPGVTFRRQLWVVDTGVKLARPLRIAVSGIATSLRDQLSALPGVTLADFTAGGAYDAVIASGLKADEIARRQIGDQTGNEAAPKKGEKPPLVLGQVPDDVLEAVSKGLPLLVMAPEDGLADGIARQLSQLGLFGYSGQVGDLRAPWMGNWNVLRRHPVFSGIPTDCCAGLWHQIEGPPSNGLRVAGEGIEIIAAYSRDHDRLMGAASFRVRKDKTKLLFHRMPDMVAPLQTRFLINALNELTDGLTL from the coding sequence ATGCGCCAGATTGATCGTCGCCGCCTGCTGGGCCTGACCGCCGCAGCCCCGCTTGCCCTGAGCGCCGTCAGGGCGTCCGCCGACACGCCCATGCCTGCCTCCGGCCATCTGGGGCAGGCCATGCCCATCCCCGATGAAGGCTGGCAGATGTGGCTGGATCCGAAGGCGACATGGCAGGACGACGCCATCTACCTGCCCGATGATGTGCCGCCGCTTGACACCCTGCCGGTTCATCCGCCCACAGGTGGCTGGGCGCAACTCACAACAGCCGCCTCGCGCGAGGTGACGCTGCCTGCCACGGTCGAGCAGTTCGACTGGGGCCAGTTTGGCCTTAGGCCCTACACAGCCGATGAATATCGCTATGCCGATGACGATCCCGTGCCGCAAAACGGTGCCTATGTCGGCATTTCGTGGTGGTGGCGCGACATCGCCATTCCGGCCTCGGCGCACGGCCAGCAGGTCTTTCTGCATATCCGGGGCGCGCGCCTGCGGGCCGAGGTGTTTCTCAATGAAAATCTGGTCGGTTATTCGATCATGTCGGAACTGCCGATCACCTGCGATCTGAGCGCCGCCATGCGTCCCGGTGAGGCGAACCGGCTGGCCATCCGCCTGACCAATCCGGGCGGGCGCTATGACTGGAAGGATTCCAACAGCCTCACCTGGGGCCATGTGAAATTCTATGAATCGCACGGCTTTGGCGGGCTCGACCGCGGCCTGGCCTTGAGCCTTCACCCCAGGGCGGGCCGCATAGGTGACGCCTGGGTGCTGAACGTGCCCGAACCGCGCACCATGACCGCCCATCTGGAGCTGGAACTGGCCGCGCCGGTCAGCGCCGGGGCTTTAAAATCGCAACTGAGCGCCAGCCTGATGGATGATCAGGGCCAGCCCGTCGCCGCCGATGTCACGCTCGAAGACGTGCAGATCAAGGGCCGTCTCGCCACGGCGCGGTTTCGCCTCAGCGCGCCCACGGCGAAGGTTTGGGATCTCGATACGCCCAACCTGTACCGCGTGCAGCTCGTCTGGTGCGATGGTGCGGCGCGTGACAGCGCCGAGGTGCGTTTCGGTTTTCGCTGGTACAGTCCCGAAGGCATCGGCTCCAATGCCATGCTGCGGCTCAATGGCCACCGTATCAAGGCCTATTCGGCGATTTCGTGGGGCTATTGGGGCTATAACGGCCTGTGGCCGACGCCCGAACTGGCAAGGCGCGAGGTGACGGCGGCCAAAACGCTCGGCCTCAATGCGCTCAGTTTCCACCGCAATGTCGGCAAGCGCGAAGTGCTCGATCGTCAGGACGAGATGGGCCTGTTGCGCAGCATGGAGCCGGGCGCGGGGCGGCAAGCCATCGGGCGCGATCTCAAGCCGGGCGAAAGTCTGTCGGTCGCCGATCGTTTCAGCCGCGATTTCATGGTGGCCAAGTGCAAGGCGATGGTGCGCGCCTTTCGTTCGCACCCCAGCCTTGTCCATTACACGCTGCAAAACGAGGTATCGGCCAATCTCAGCAACCCCGATGTCGAAGCGGTGCTGGCCGCCATGCACGCCCTCGATCCCAGCCGCACGGTTATCCTCAATGACGGCTTTGTCGGACGCGGCGCGGCGCAGGCCATGTTCCTGCCCTATGATGATCACTATTACCGCTCGGACGTGGAAAAGGCCGGTGGCTGGTGGGTCAATCATCAGGGGGCGGGCGATCAGTGGTACGATAAGTTCTACGTCGATAAGGACGACTTTGTGCATCGTGAAACCATGCCGGAAGCCATTGTCGAATTTGGCGAAATGGAAGGTTGCGCGGTCTGCGACGATCATGTGAGGATGGTGGCCGACATCCTGCAACACGGCGGTCACGCCTACGATCTGGCCGATCATCAGGCGATTATCGCCGGGGCGGGCGGCTTTCTCGATCAATGGGGTTTCCGTGAGGCTTTTCCGACCACGGAGAGCTATTTCCTCGCCGTCGGCCAGAAGCAGTATGACTCCTGGCAGAACTATCTCGAAAACATCCGCATCTGCGATCAGGTCGATATGGCGGCGATCAGCGGCTGGGAATCGACGGCCATCGAAAACCATTCCGGCATTGTCGATAATCTGCGCTATTTTCATGCCGATCCGGCGCGCATGTCCGTCAGCCTGATGCCGGTGCGACCGGTCGCCAAGCAAAGGCGCATGACCTATGCGCAGGGCGAGGCGGCGGAACTCGATCTGTGGCTGCTCAATGATACGGGCGCGGCGGTAACCGGCAGGCTGCATTTAAGCGTCATTGATCAGGCGGGGCAGACGACGCCCATCGGCTATTACGATGTGCCAGCCCAGACGGCGGATGTGTTCAGCTATCTGGTCGCCGAAAAAGTAATGACGCCGGTGCTGAAAGGCGAGGGCGCACACACCATCCTGTTTGAGCTTGAGGGCCGTCCGGGCGTGACCTTCCGCCGCCAGCTCTGGGTGGTGGATACGGGGGTGAAGCTCGCCAGACCCCTGCGGATCGCCGTTTCAGGCATTGCTACATCCCTGCGCGATCAGCTTTCCGCCCTGCCGGGCGTCACCCTTGCCGATTTCACGGCGGGCGGTGCCTATGACGCCGTGATCGCTTCGGGCCTCAAGGCCGATGAGATCGCCCGCCGCCAGATCGGTGACCAGACCGGCAATGAAGCCGCGCCAAAAAAAGGTGAAAAGCCGCCGCTGGTCCTGGGACAGGTGCCGGACGATGTGCTGGAGGCGGTGAGCAAAGGCCTGCCGCTGCTGGTCATGGCCCCGGAAGACGGTCTGGCCGACGGCATCGCCCGCCAGCTTTCACAGCTTGGCCTGTTCGGCTATTCGGGTCAGGTGGGTGATTTGCGCGCGCCGTGGATGGGCAACTGGAACGTGCTGCGCCGCCATCCGGTTTTCTCAGGCATCCCGACGGACTGTTGCGCCGGGCTGTGGCACCAGATCGAGGGGCCGCCGTCCAATGGCCTGCGCGTGGCAGGCGAGGGCATCGAGATCATCGCCGCCTATTCGCGTGACCATGACCGCCTGATGGGCGCTGCCTCGTTTAGGGTACGCAAGGATAAGACGAAGCTTTTGTTTCATCGTATGCCCGATATGGTGGCCCCCTTGCAAACCCGCTTCCTGATCAATGCCCTGAATGAACTGACAGATGGCCTGACGCTATGA
- a CDS encoding glycoside hydrolase 43 family protein — protein MRYVLIFTLMLFAAPGLAATPVPGAWVPDQGDGSYRNPVLQGDYSDPDAIRVGDDFYLTSSSFSNVPGLPILHSRDMVNWQIIGHALPQLNPVDHYRTPRRGGGVWAPALRFHAGRFYIYYPDPDFGIYMVSARDPKGPWSAPVLVDATKGAIDPCPFWDDDGRAYLIHAFAKSRAGKNNMLVLKPMNADGTHTLGEGRVLIDGAHLPQVKTSLGMADWSVIEGPKLYKRDGWYYIFAPADGVKNGWQAVFRARTINGPYEARDVMDQGPPDDLGPANGPHQGALVDAPDGKSWFLHFQDTDSYGRRVWLEPVTWKNDWPVIGREGDNGIGRPVAGGQKPVQGQPVSIPVTGDDFAHGLNLGWQWNANPGADWADTSTPGLLRLKAVPSSANLWEAGNVLTQKLPAMGFSVTTRMTFAPRNIGERAGLILFGRAYGFIGLVNTAQGVRIEQVVRDSAKANAPETTDVADAAVSGPVWLKMTLVPYQHATGPSEYSPQWPAMLTLTDAKVSFSYSLDGQTFTPLGNDFVSQPGEWVGAQIGLFAQAPYGTPGASAVGNGSATFGPVRVLR, from the coding sequence ATGAGATATGTGCTGATTTTCACCCTGATGCTGTTCGCGGCTCCGGGGCTGGCGGCGACGCCGGTTCCGGGCGCGTGGGTGCCCGATCAGGGTGACGGCAGCTATCGCAATCCGGTGCTGCAAGGCGATTATTCCGATCCTGACGCCATCCGGGTGGGTGATGATTTTTACCTGACCTCGTCCTCATTCAGCAATGTGCCCGGCCTGCCCATTCTGCATTCCAGGGATATGGTCAACTGGCAGATTATCGGCCACGCCCTGCCGCAACTGAACCCTGTCGATCATTACCGCACGCCGCGCCGTGGCGGCGGGGTATGGGCACCAGCGCTTCGCTTTCATGCCGGACGGTTCTACATCTATTACCCTGATCCAGATTTCGGCATCTATATGGTCAGCGCCCGCGATCCGAAAGGGCCGTGGAGCGCGCCGGTACTGGTGGACGCCACCAAAGGCGCCATCGATCCGTGTCCGTTCTGGGACGATGATGGCCGGGCCTATCTGATCCACGCCTTCGCCAAATCGCGGGCGGGCAAGAACAATATGCTGGTGTTGAAGCCCATGAATGCCGACGGGACGCATACATTGGGCGAGGGCAGGGTGCTGATCGATGGCGCGCATCTGCCGCAGGTGAAAACCTCGCTCGGCATGGCGGACTGGTCGGTGATCGAAGGGCCGAAGCTCTATAAGCGCGATGGCTGGTACTATATCTTCGCCCCCGCTGATGGCGTCAAGAATGGCTGGCAGGCCGTGTTTCGCGCCCGCACCATCAATGGCCCCTATGAGGCGCGCGACGTGATGGATCAGGGGCCGCCCGATGATTTAGGCCCCGCCAACGGCCCGCATCAGGGCGCGCTGGTGGATGCGCCGGATGGCAAGAGCTGGTTCCTGCATTTTCAGGACACCGACTCCTATGGCCGCCGCGTCTGGCTGGAGCCGGTGACATGGAAAAACGACTGGCCGGTGATCGGACGTGAGGGTGACAATGGTATTGGCCGACCGGTGGCGGGCGGGCAAAAGCCGGTTCAGGGCCAACCCGTCTCGATCCCGGTGACCGGCGATGATTTCGCGCATGGCCTGAACCTCGGCTGGCAATGGAACGCCAATCCCGGCGCGGACTGGGCCGATACCTCCACGCCCGGTCTGTTGCGCCTCAAGGCCGTGCCGTCATCGGCCAATCTGTGGGAGGCGGGCAATGTGCTGACACAAAAGCTGCCCGCTATGGGTTTCAGCGTCACAACCCGGATGACATTTGCGCCGCGCAATATCGGCGAGCGGGCGGGACTAATCCTGTTTGGCCGCGCCTATGGCTTTATCGGTCTGGTCAATACCGCCCAGGGTGTGCGCATCGAACAGGTGGTGCGCGACAGCGCCAAGGCCAACGCGCCGGAAACGACGGATGTGGCCGATGCGGCTGTCAGCGGCCCGGTGTGGCTGAAGATGACGCTGGTGCCCTATCAACATGCAACGGGGCCATCCGAATATAGTCCGCAATGGCCGGCCATGCTGACCCTGACCGATGCAAAGGTCAGTTTCAGCTACAGCCTTGATGGGCAGACCTTCACGCCGCTGGGTAATGATTTCGTCAGCCAGCCCGGTGAATGGGTCGGCGCGCAGATCGGCCTGTTCGCGCAAGCGCCTTATGGCACGCCAGGCGCATCAGCGGTGGGTAACGGATCGGCGACGTTCGGGCCGGTGAGGGTCTTGAGATGA